From the genome of Nerophis ophidion isolate RoL-2023_Sa linkage group LG25, RoL_Noph_v1.0, whole genome shotgun sequence, one region includes:
- the rxfp3.3a2 gene encoding LOW QUALITY PROTEIN: relaxin-3 receptor 1 (The sequence of the model RefSeq protein was modified relative to this genomic sequence to represent the inferred CDS: inserted 2 bases in 2 codons), with protein sequence MDDTSNQSEASNSSTQAGDYRSEDADPGADGSAFLRILISVVYSVVCAVGLMGNLLVLFFMRLRQGRKKSAINFFIINLAVTDFQFVLTLPFWAVDTALDFSWPFGNAMCKVVLSVTVMNMYASVFFLTAMSVTRYLSVTSALKKSSHRWSPCVKWVCAVLWVAATLATAPTAVFSTVTVVAGEKLCLLKFPEGHDWLALYHIQKXLVAFIIPLLVVSVNYVMLLRFIKRKSMRASNPKRRSKVTKSVAIVVLSFFCCWMPNHXITFWGVLVKFNAANWDKSYFMVHTYVFPVTVCLAHANSCLNPVLYCLIRPEIRKMLSALVWRTPSPRANTSGKARKTRSFTRGDTGDAARTAENAEFDLSGVDDKGFTCSKMVPNSS encoded by the exons ATGGACGACACGTCCAACCAGAGCGAGGCATCCAACTCCAGCACGCAGGCGGGCGATTATCGCTCGGAAGACGCCGACCCGGGCGCGGACGGCAGCGCGTTTCTGCGCATCCTCATCTCCGTGGTCTACTCCGTGGTGTGCGCGGTGGGTCTGATGGGGAACCTGCTCGTCTTATTCTTCATGCGGCTCCGACAGGGGCGCAAGAAGTCGGCCATCAACTTTTTCATCATCAACCTGGCGGTGACCGACTTCCAGTTCGTGCTGACGCTGCCCTTCTGGGCGGTGGACACGGCGCTGGACTTCAGCTGGCCGTTCGGGAACGCCATGTGCAAGGTGGTGCTGTCCGTCACCGTCATGAACATGTACGCCAGCGTCTTCTTCCTCACCGCCATGAGCGTCACCAGGTACCTGTCCGTCACCTCCGCGCTCAAGAAGTCCTCGCACCGGTGGTCGCCGTGCGTAAAGTGGGTGTGCGCGGTGCTGTGGGTGGCGGCCACGCTCGCCACGGCGCCCACCGCCGTCTTCTCCACGGTGACCGTGGTCGCCGGGGAGAAACTCTGCCTGCTTAAATTCCCGGAGGGACACGACTGGCTCGCTCTTTACCACATCCAAA TACTGGTGGCGTTTATCATCCCACTGCTGGTGGTCTCCGTCAACTACGTCATGCTTTTGCGCTTCATTAAGCGCAAAAGCATGCGCGCCAGCAACCCGAAGAGGAGATCGAAAGTCACCAAATCCGTCGCCATCGTCGTTTTGTCCTTTTTCTGCTGCTGGATGCCCAACC GCATCACTTTCTGGGGCGTTTTGGTCAAATTTAACGCGGCCAATTGGGATAAATCCTACTTCATGGTGCACACCTACGTGTTCCCGGTCACCGTGTGCTTGGCGCACGCCAACAGCTGCTTGAACCCGGTACTCTACTGCCTCATTCGGCCGGAGATCAGGAAGATGCTCAGCGCGTTAGTCTGGAGGACTCCCAGTCCGCGCGCCAACACCAGCGGCAAGGCACGCAAGACGCGCTCTTTTACGCGCGGAGACACCGGTGACGCGGCGCGGACTGCCGAAAACGCGGAGTTCGACTTGTCCGGGGTGGACGATAAGGGATTCACTTGCTCCAAAATGGTCCCGAACAGCTCTTAA